The following coding sequences are from one Phenylobacterium glaciei window:
- a CDS encoding methyltransferase — translation MDATPEDRLLDGRVRLRQALGGYRAGMDAALLAAACDAHDGARVLEAGCGVGGALLAAAARRPGAIFVGMERDLAAVALARENVTLNAMDGRVMIWEGDMATTFKALGSPTFDAVMANPPFFDDPGALRAPSPAKTGAWMADGGLAAWTGFLSKAAREGGTITLIHRADRLADILALLAPKAGSFQIRPVHAHADAPAKRVLVRAIKTGKAPLRLLPPLVLHPREGAKHTVEAEAILRGEATLGWL, via the coding sequence ATGGACGCAACACCCGAAGATCGTCTGCTGGACGGCCGCGTGCGCCTGCGCCAGGCCCTGGGCGGCTATCGCGCCGGGATGGACGCGGCCTTGCTGGCGGCCGCCTGCGACGCCCACGACGGGGCCCGGGTGCTGGAAGCCGGCTGCGGCGTAGGCGGAGCCTTGCTGGCCGCGGCGGCCCGGCGGCCCGGGGCGATCTTTGTCGGCATGGAGCGGGATCTCGCCGCCGTGGCCCTGGCGCGTGAGAACGTCACGCTGAACGCCATGGATGGGCGCGTCATGATCTGGGAGGGCGACATGGCGACGACGTTCAAGGCGCTCGGCTCTCCGACCTTCGACGCGGTGATGGCCAATCCGCCGTTCTTCGACGATCCCGGCGCCCTGCGCGCGCCGTCGCCCGCAAAGACCGGCGCCTGGATGGCCGACGGTGGCCTGGCGGCCTGGACCGGCTTCCTCTCAAAGGCCGCGCGTGAGGGCGGCACGATCACCCTGATCCACCGCGCCGACCGCCTGGCCGACATCCTGGCCCTGCTGGCGCCCAAGGCCGGCTCATTCCAGATCCGCCCGGTCCACGCCCACGCCGACGCGCCGGCCAAGCGGGTGCTGGTCCGCGCCATCAAGACCGGTAAGGCGCCGCTGCGGCTCCTGCCGCCGCTGGTCCTGCACCCCCGCGAAGGCGCCAAGCACACGGTCGAGGCCGAGGCGATCCTGCGGGGCGAAGCTACGCTCGGCTGGCTCTAG
- a CDS encoding zf-TFIIB domain-containing protein: MPLLLCPNCNTSMSAVARQAVEFDMCPACRGVWLDRGELEKLIAAGRGEAPAQEASAPRMWREPERPRRDWDDDDDRHPAHRRKKRFDLFDIFD; the protein is encoded by the coding sequence ATGCCGCTGCTGCTTTGCCCCAACTGCAACACCTCCATGTCCGCCGTCGCCCGGCAGGCGGTGGAGTTCGACATGTGCCCGGCCTGCCGCGGCGTCTGGCTGGACCGCGGCGAGCTTGAGAAGCTGATCGCCGCCGGACGTGGTGAGGCGCCGGCCCAGGAGGCCTCGGCGCCGCGCATGTGGCGCGAGCCCGAGCGGCCGCGCCGCGACTGGGACGACGATGACGACCGGCATCCGGCTCACCGGCGCAAGAAGCGCTTCGACCTGTTCGATATCTTCGACTAG